One Brachyspira pilosicoli P43/6/78 genomic window carries:
- a CDS encoding LolA family protein, whose protein sequence is MTPEKVISMMSNRFATMNSFSTSFTERNGSKIKTGTLISKNPNIFKLEYSGGTNSDSIYCDGKTLWMIFPRKKVVSEQTLHYGDSGAIYTKAGISRLISKYNIDFYSDRALRPVSSFDGSALNISGYSSSQYTGDDNRLAYHMLLTPKQASVDRTGFPTIHLWIAEDGMIIRILGISTTNVPVEYLFKSIRYNVQYDNKTFVPVIPEEMQVLKDGLISGN, encoded by the coding sequence ATGACTCCAGAGAAAGTTATTAGCATGATGTCCAACAGATTTGCTACTATGAATAGTTTTTCAACTAGCTTTACAGAAAGAAATGGAAGTAAAATAAAAACCGGTACTCTTATAAGTAAAAATCCAAATATATTTAAGTTAGAATATTCAGGTGGTACTAATAGCGATTCTATATATTGTGACGGTAAAACTTTGTGGATGATATTTCCAAGAAAAAAGGTTGTAAGCGAACAAACATTGCATTATGGTGATTCTGGTGCTATTTATACAAAAGCAGGCATATCTAGACTTATATCTAAGTATAATATAGATTTTTATTCTGATAGGGCGTTAAGACCAGTGAGCAGTTTTGACGGAAGTGCTTTAAATATATCAGGTTATAGCAGTTCTCAATATACTGGTGATGATAACAGATTAGCTTATCATATGCTTCTTACTCCTAAACAAGCGAGTGTTGATAGAACTGGTTTTCCTACAATACATTTATGGATTGCTGAAGATGGTATGATTATTAGAATACTTGGAATATCTACGACGAATGTTCCTGTAGAATATTTATTTAAGTCTATTAGATATAATGTTCAATATGATAATAAGACATTTGTACCTGTTATACCTGAAGAGATGCAGGTTTTAAAAGATGGTTTAATATCAGGCAATTAA
- a CDS encoding PepSY-like domain-containing protein has translation MKKVFILLIIFSSVLAADDWKVDPNELPQSAIDFINKFFPNNRIILAERDRKKYEIVLENGVELEFFINGELKEVEGNYVAVPPEILPKTVANTVSVTFPNTTITKIKKKWNLYEVKLNNSMALYIDVNGQLLGQKFDD, from the coding sequence ATGAAAAAAGTATTTATATTATTAATTATATTCAGCTCAGTCCTTGCTGCAGATGACTGGAAAGTTGATCCTAATGAGCTTCCGCAAAGTGCTATAGATTTTATAAATAAGTTCTTTCCAAATAATAGAATTATATTAGCTGAAAGAGATAGAAAAAAATATGAAATAGTACTTGAAAATGGCGTGGAGTTAGAGTTTTTTATTAATGGTGAATTAAAAGAAGTAGAAGGCAATTATGTAGCAGTACCGCCAGAAATATTGCCAAAAACAGTTGCAAATACAGTATCTGTAACATTCCCAAATACTACTATAACAAAAATAAAAAAGAAATGGAATCTATATGAAGTAAAACTTAATAATTCTATGGCTCTTTATATAGATGTTAATGGACAGCTTTTAGGACAAAAATTTGATGATTAA
- a CDS encoding PepSY-like domain-containing protein — protein MIISLELFGYNSILLDDLPENSKIFIENNFNNTSIKTINKINNRFYVLLEDNCSLIFNDAGTWCEVDGKDKPIPTDFIPENVMYTVNRTNPNTNILKIVKKWNTYIITLDTHINIFVDSSGMLVGQKIPD, from the coding sequence GTGATTATTTCTCTTGAATTATTTGGATATAACTCTATATTATTAGATGACTTACCAGAAAATTCCAAAATTTTTATAGAAAATAATTTTAATAACACTAGTATAAAAACCATAAATAAAATAAATAATCGTTTTTATGTATTATTAGAAGATAATTGTTCACTAATATTTAATGATGCAGGAACATGGTGTGAAGTAGATGGTAAAGATAAGCCTATACCCACTGATTTTATACCAGAAAATGTAATGTATACTGTTAATAGAACTAATCCAAATACAAATATATTAAAAATAGTAAAAAAATGGAATACTTATATTATAACATTAGATACTCATATTAATATATTTGTAGATTCTTCAGGCATGCTTGTAGGACAAAAGATTCCAGATTAA